Proteins encoded in a region of the Elizabethkingia bruuniana genome:
- a CDS encoding LuxR C-terminal-related transcriptional regulator: MSHQSNLTDYDLKLAAFIKLGLNTKEIAQYENVSLRTAESRKYRLKKKLKLDSETSLNKWILEL; the protein is encoded by the coding sequence TTGTCCCATCAATCTAATCTTACAGACTACGACTTAAAATTGGCTGCTTTTATAAAACTGGGGCTTAATACCAAGGAAATTGCCCAGTATGAAAATGTCTCGTTACGGACTGCTGAAAGCAGAAAATACAGACTTAAAAAGAAGCTGAAGTTAGATTCCGAAACCAGTCTTAACAAATGGATACTGGAACTTTGA
- a CDS encoding MBL fold metallo-hydrolase translates to MKDVIKARFSGVFFYVLLFVSSLIYGQMPAPYKVKVGDTEVTALLDGVLPVDAEQLFFTNEPGKPTQLLENVFIQNPVEVSMNAYLVKTNGKLILIDTGAGELFGNAGGKLVQSLKQIAVAPEDITDILLTHIHADHSGGLVIKGKIIFPNAIIHVNKAETDFWLNEKNAKKADEKAMGANPRTFSNAKEMLDPYLKAGKVKTFEREKQEIAPNIYTLPTGGHTPGHTVYVLENKGEKMYFWGDLVHMEGLQFAEPALENHFDVDHKSGIDNREKYYNDAAKNNYLIGASHISYPGMGRVKKEGNKYVWYPIPFSLTGRTK, encoded by the coding sequence ATGAAAGATGTAATAAAAGCCCGTTTTTCGGGAGTTTTTTTTTATGTATTATTATTTGTTAGCAGCCTCATATATGGGCAAATGCCTGCTCCCTATAAAGTAAAAGTAGGAGATACAGAGGTAACAGCATTACTGGATGGTGTACTTCCTGTAGATGCAGAACAGCTTTTCTTTACCAACGAACCCGGAAAGCCAACACAGTTATTAGAAAATGTATTTATTCAGAATCCTGTAGAGGTTAGTATGAATGCTTATCTGGTAAAAACTAACGGGAAACTGATATTAATAGATACAGGTGCCGGAGAATTATTTGGAAATGCAGGCGGAAAACTGGTACAAAGCCTGAAACAAATTGCTGTAGCTCCGGAAGATATCACCGATATTCTGCTTACCCATATCCATGCAGATCATTCCGGCGGGCTGGTAATAAAAGGAAAAATAATATTTCCAAATGCCATCATCCACGTAAACAAAGCTGAAACGGATTTCTGGCTGAATGAAAAGAATGCTAAAAAAGCGGATGAAAAAGCAATGGGTGCAAATCCGCGTACCTTCTCAAATGCAAAGGAGATGTTGGATCCTTATTTGAAGGCGGGGAAAGTAAAAACCTTTGAAAGAGAAAAACAGGAAATTGCACCAAATATTTATACATTGCCTACCGGAGGACATACACCCGGACATACTGTATATGTGCTGGAAAATAAGGGTGAAAAAATGTATTTCTGGGGAGACCTGGTGCATATGGAAGGATTACAGTTTGCAGAACCTGCACTGGAAAATCATTTTGATGTTGATCACAAATCGGGAATTGATAATCGTGAAAAGTATTACAATGATGCTGCAAAAAACAATTATCTGATAGGAGCTTCCCATATTTCGTACCCGGGAATGGGGCGTGTGAAAAAAGAAGGAAACAAATATGTATGGTATCCGATACCTTTCAGCCTTACAGGAAGAACAAAGTAA
- a CDS encoding Crp/Fnr family transcriptional regulator, producing MLDLLHKNISQHVELKEKEFQQFAAPFRLKKFKRKDVLLCEGERCNFEGFVLNGCFKIYFLNENGQEQILYFAVESWWITDLDSLVNDVPSMLNIEALEDSEVLLISKEDKEKLYETLPHVEKVFRIMNQRSSVALQRRILSLMNKTADKRYLEFLEKYPGLEQRITQQQVASYLGISHEFLSKIRKRIALGN from the coding sequence ATGCTGGATCTACTTCACAAAAATATCAGTCAACATGTAGAGCTTAAAGAAAAGGAGTTTCAACAGTTTGCAGCGCCTTTCCGGCTTAAAAAGTTCAAAAGAAAAGATGTTCTCCTATGTGAGGGAGAGCGTTGTAATTTTGAAGGCTTTGTACTAAACGGCTGTTTCAAAATATATTTTCTGAATGAGAACGGACAAGAGCAGATTTTATATTTTGCAGTAGAGAGCTGGTGGATTACTGATCTTGACAGCCTTGTGAACGATGTACCAAGTATGCTGAATATTGAAGCACTGGAAGACAGCGAAGTGTTGCTGATTTCTAAAGAGGATAAAGAAAAGCTGTATGAGACATTGCCACATGTGGAAAAAGTTTTCAGAATTATGAATCAGAGATCATCGGTGGCCCTGCAAAGGCGGATTCTTTCCTTAATGAATAAAACAGCAGACAAGCGCTATCTGGAATTTCTGGAAAAATATCCCGGACTGGAACAGCGGATAACCCAGCAGCAGGTTGCTTCGTATCTGGGAATATCACATGAGTTTTTAAGCAAAATAAGAAAAAGAATAGCACTCGGAAATTAA
- a CDS encoding porin family protein: MKKTILVFALAISAFSYAQTDSDGIRFGITAGVNRSGVSNAHRPSGPRYNFQAGGLALIPISKTHQLFLQPEVLYHGAGETGKDPDFKGQDGYNALYANNYISVPVYFKAYFSKKASSFFAMAGPRFNFLIDQNVKNIPAGRPWYDPDYSDPNGLNGKAASLNFAIGLGVGYSINRDFEIVIKHDVGLSNTYKGLMNELSNRNKSEQVFSVGATYIFR; the protein is encoded by the coding sequence ATGAAAAAAACAATTTTAGTATTCGCTCTGGCTATATCTGCATTTTCATATGCACAAACAGATTCAGACGGAATCAGATTTGGTATTACAGCAGGAGTAAACCGTTCCGGCGTTAGTAATGCCCACAGACCTTCAGGTCCACGGTATAATTTTCAGGCCGGGGGATTAGCGCTTATACCGATTAGCAAAACCCATCAGCTTTTCTTACAGCCCGAAGTGTTATATCACGGTGCGGGAGAAACAGGAAAAGATCCTGATTTTAAAGGACAGGATGGTTATAATGCATTGTATGCCAACAATTATATAAGTGTACCTGTATATTTCAAAGCCTATTTTTCAAAAAAAGCTTCATCATTTTTTGCAATGGCAGGACCCAGATTTAATTTCCTGATCGATCAAAATGTAAAGAATATCCCGGCAGGCAGGCCGTGGTACGATCCTGATTATAGTGATCCTAACGGATTAAACGGAAAAGCTGCAAGTCTGAACTTTGCAATAGGTTTAGGTGTAGGATACAGCATCAACAGAGATTTCGAAATTGTTATTAAACATGATGTGGGTCTTTCCAATACTTATAAAGGCTTAATGAATGAACTCAGTAACCGAAATAAGTCAGAACAGGTTTTCAGTGTAGGAGCCACCTATATCTTCAGGTAA
- a CDS encoding NAD(P)/FAD-dependent oxidoreductase: protein MDLKSNEPFWLIKNGLIQSFPSLMEDKTCDVLIVGGGITGSLIAHQCIKDGYNTILIDKREIANGSTSATTSMLQYEIDIPLYKLSEMIGDEGAIASYKACSDSIDTIEDIVKQIHTRAGYKKKKSLYFAARKKDVQWLQKEFEARRNAGFDVKWLSADSILKQYGIEKTFGGIISAQGASIDAFMLVHKILAYNQKKGLQIYDRTELKEVKSGKTFNEVILNTEATIKAKKIIYCTGYESTNMIKENFVKLISTYAIVSEAKPEKYKKFNNLLVWNTEDPYIYLRTTDDGRILIGGEDEAFRDPEKRDSLITDKEQKLLHSFQKYLPLTEFQSDFAWAGTFGTTKDGLPYIGEHKDFLNTYFVLGFGGNGITFSVVGMEMVSSWLKGKKHKLTEWFRFHR, encoded by the coding sequence ATGGATTTAAAATCAAATGAGCCATTTTGGCTAATTAAAAACGGATTAATTCAGTCTTTCCCATCTCTGATGGAGGACAAAACTTGCGATGTATTAATTGTTGGTGGTGGTATTACCGGAAGTCTTATTGCTCATCAATGTATTAAAGATGGTTATAATACTATTCTGATAGATAAGAGAGAAATTGCCAACGGAAGTACTTCTGCAACAACCTCTATGCTACAATATGAAATTGATATCCCCTTATACAAACTATCGGAGATGATTGGTGATGAAGGAGCCATTGCAAGCTATAAAGCATGTTCGGATAGTATTGATACAATAGAAGATATTGTAAAACAAATCCATACCAGAGCAGGTTATAAAAAGAAAAAGTCTCTTTATTTTGCTGCACGAAAGAAAGATGTACAGTGGTTGCAAAAAGAATTTGAAGCCCGCCGAAATGCAGGTTTCGATGTAAAATGGCTAAGTGCAGACAGTATTCTAAAACAATATGGAATAGAGAAAACTTTTGGAGGTATTATTTCTGCGCAAGGAGCAAGTATTGATGCCTTTATGCTGGTTCATAAAATACTAGCATACAATCAGAAGAAAGGGCTGCAAATATATGATCGAACAGAGCTAAAGGAAGTGAAATCCGGTAAAACATTCAATGAGGTAATATTGAATACAGAAGCTACTATTAAAGCAAAAAAAATTATATACTGTACGGGTTACGAAAGCACCAATATGATTAAAGAAAACTTTGTAAAACTAATCAGTACCTATGCTATAGTTTCTGAAGCTAAGCCTGAAAAATATAAGAAATTCAATAATCTATTGGTATGGAATACGGAAGATCCTTACATCTATCTAAGAACAACTGATGACGGAAGAATATTAATAGGTGGTGAAGATGAGGCGTTTCGTGATCCTGAAAAAAGGGATAGCCTAATTACTGACAAGGAGCAAAAGCTTCTACACTCTTTTCAAAAATATTTACCTCTTACAGAGTTTCAATCTGACTTTGCATGGGCAGGAACTTTTGGAACTACTAAAGATGGTCTGCCTTATATTGGAGAACACAAAGATTTTCTAAACACTTATTTTGTATTAGGTTTTGGAGGCAATGGTATCACATTTTCAGTAGTGGGTATGGAAATGGTTTCTTCCTGGTTAAAAGGAAAAAAACATAAACTTACAGAATGGTTTAGATTTCATAGATAA
- a CDS encoding DUF4822 domain-containing protein has translation MKKLFLVWAAALAMVLISCSRDNDNNTDIPLTPSQILASTPWETTGAKDAAGGKVDLNDPNVINFVGFAYFKDNGTFTMYNLDDSPKMRGDWSVSPDGKTRTIVAKNANGEVIFTRVVDITVLTKAEFTYRVYPNADDKTVYYDIIHTPTNHKEPITINP, from the coding sequence ATGAAGAAGTTATTTTTAGTTTGGGCAGCAGCGCTGGCCATGGTCTTAATCTCATGTTCGCGTGACAATGATAACAATACAGACATCCCGCTAACGCCAAGCCAGATTCTGGCATCTACACCATGGGAAACTACAGGAGCTAAAGACGCTGCCGGTGGCAAAGTAGATCTTAACGATCCTAACGTTATCAATTTTGTAGGTTTTGCTTATTTCAAAGACAACGGAACTTTTACCATGTATAATCTGGATGACTCTCCAAAGATGCGAGGCGACTGGTCTGTATCTCCTGATGGAAAAACCAGAACCATTGTAGCTAAAAATGCTAATGGTGAAGTAATATTTACACGCGTGGTGGACATTACGGTACTAACGAAAGCTGAGTTTACTTACAGGGTTTATCCAAATGCTGATGATAAAACTGTTTATTATGATATTATCCACACTCCTACCAATCATAAGGAGCCAATTACAATAAATCCGTAA
- a CDS encoding tetratricopeptide repeat protein has translation MPGKISSIKILLLFLILLLQKYPAQDYSFFPEPIKKTFEYYDKGELAKAMDFNVKALEKYKKLNDKDGIITAYTNIASLLFSVDKLKESMHYLDKAGEEMKGSKNPLFQTRFYGEYARIYTRLGLQKQSNESFEKAIDYAKKIPNEKQKTFSLFSIYTWKRLNFLNQQDSLRNIEKKLIRIMPSAITYSKIADGFIDKRIQLDSAAYYLNKADAAPDYNSMAVSGITLFSYGKLYQVKGDYHQALEYYLKSVSALQKTEFRTYTRTAFDSISNTYGYLNNAEKSNEYLKKYKAINDTIKNEEKAAVNIVVNKLLQQEMQEKQKQKKNLYFIFSGFVVLVLIIIYAILRFYRTKQLRKENLLEQQTMENMQLKRQLDGSVDQIIELAKTNSPFFLTRFRETYSDL, from the coding sequence ATGCCTGGCAAAATTTCTTCGATAAAGATTTTATTATTATTTCTTATTCTGCTGCTTCAAAAATATCCGGCTCAGGATTATTCCTTTTTTCCCGAGCCTATAAAAAAGACCTTTGAATATTATGATAAGGGAGAACTGGCGAAGGCAATGGACTTTAATGTTAAAGCTCTGGAAAAATATAAAAAGCTAAATGATAAAGACGGAATTATTACAGCATATACCAATATTGCATCATTGCTGTTTTCTGTAGACAAACTGAAAGAAAGTATGCATTACCTTGATAAGGCCGGGGAGGAAATGAAAGGAAGCAAGAATCCTTTATTTCAGACAAGGTTCTATGGTGAGTATGCACGGATTTATACCAGGTTGGGCTTACAAAAACAGTCCAATGAAAGTTTTGAGAAAGCTATAGATTATGCTAAAAAGATACCCAACGAAAAGCAAAAGACCTTTTCTTTATTTTCCATTTATACCTGGAAGCGCCTTAATTTTCTCAATCAGCAGGATTCTCTGAGAAATATAGAGAAAAAACTAATCCGTATTATGCCCAGTGCTATTACTTATAGCAAAATCGCCGATGGTTTTATCGACAAAAGAATTCAGCTGGATTCAGCTGCTTATTATCTGAACAAAGCAGACGCTGCTCCGGATTACAATAGTATGGCAGTAAGTGGAATTACTCTTTTTAGTTACGGAAAATTGTACCAGGTAAAAGGAGATTATCATCAAGCTTTGGAATATTATCTGAAATCTGTTTCGGCTTTGCAAAAGACGGAATTCAGGACGTATACCAGAACTGCTTTCGATTCCATTTCCAATACTTATGGCTATCTTAATAATGCTGAGAAATCCAATGAGTATCTGAAAAAATATAAAGCCATAAATGACACTATAAAAAATGAAGAAAAAGCTGCGGTAAATATTGTTGTAAACAAATTACTTCAACAGGAAATGCAAGAGAAACAAAAACAAAAAAAGAACTTGTATTTTATATTCTCCGGCTTTGTAGTATTAGTTCTTATTATCATTTATGCTATCCTAAGGTTTTATCGGACAAAACAACTGAGAAAAGAAAACTTACTGGAACAACAGACAATGGAAAATATGCAATTGAAAAGGCAATTGGACGGTTCTGTCGATCAGATTATAGAATTAGCAAAAACCAATAGCCCCTTTTTCCTGACGCGCTTCCGGGAAACCTATTCCGATTTATAG
- a CDS encoding chitin-binding domain-containing protein — MKKILKYNSAFSKGKITGIGSLFLGVSFFLFSCRSADTERQISENQAVVKVNLTDSEFETLSDNSNTKSGIQSVDPNVQVNRIKLTNELDLITEVTPVESKERGQRTIKGGAIDAIVKDPLPNGTVYRVVVYDNNGAFVESKDYTRGNEGTVSMNLNGGSTYTFVVYSVNTTNVADLPAITYTNPAVPTLATARISSTPGNRDIMYFKTNLTVSGSQTNYLNVILKHRFTQITTVIDASARNANVTAVTGNYSPHSDTGQWTMNLADGVVTRTATNSAGSPIVFPTLNAQVVTSRPTIINSNATNAGVLAFSTLTIGGVTATNVIPYNNLQLTPGVRYTANVRVAQAVGSIANLICASAVFNTTFYNNEDVAANTTLTIPYQGGNGGTYPGQVVQSTGVTGLRATLAAGSFVNGNANLILTISGKPLGEGPAIFTITIGGRTCIISVEINLARGVLIRCVAAGFYPYPNVGDKYLQCVQISGQWYYYVYSCPANSNFNPSVGRCVVGYVP; from the coding sequence ATGAAAAAAATATTAAAATACAATTCTGCTTTTTCAAAAGGTAAAATAACGGGTATTGGAAGTTTATTTCTGGGTGTATCATTCTTTTTATTCTCATGCAGAAGCGCAGATACAGAGCGTCAGATTTCCGAAAATCAGGCCGTAGTAAAAGTAAATCTAACGGATAGTGAATTTGAAACTCTTTCTGATAACAGTAATACAAAAAGTGGAATTCAGTCTGTTGATCCGAATGTGCAAGTGAATCGTATTAAGCTTACCAATGAGCTCGATCTTATAACAGAGGTTACTCCTGTAGAAAGTAAAGAGAGGGGACAGCGTACAATAAAAGGAGGTGCAATAGATGCAATTGTAAAAGATCCTTTGCCGAATGGTACAGTATACAGGGTAGTTGTATACGATAATAACGGGGCATTTGTAGAGAGTAAAGATTATACCAGAGGGAATGAGGGTACTGTAAGTATGAATTTGAATGGTGGCAGTACCTATACTTTTGTCGTGTATTCTGTTAATACCACCAATGTGGCAGATCTGCCGGCGATAACCTATACAAATCCGGCAGTTCCGACTTTGGCAACAGCTAGGATTAGTAGTACACCCGGAAACAGGGATATAATGTATTTTAAAACAAACCTTACCGTATCGGGGAGCCAGACGAATTATCTGAATGTTATATTAAAACATAGATTCACCCAGATTACAACGGTGATAGATGCCTCTGCAAGGAATGCTAATGTAACAGCTGTTACAGGTAATTATAGCCCACATTCGGATACAGGACAATGGACGATGAATCTTGCAGATGGGGTTGTTACAAGGACAGCAACAAACTCAGCGGGATCTCCTATCGTATTTCCAACGCTTAATGCACAGGTTGTAACTTCCAGACCAACCATTATCAACAGTAATGCCACCAATGCAGGTGTTTTGGCCTTTTCAACTTTAACAATAGGCGGGGTAACAGCAACCAATGTTATACCTTATAATAATTTGCAGCTTACTCCCGGAGTCAGGTATACGGCAAACGTAAGAGTAGCCCAGGCTGTAGGGTCAATAGCTAATTTAATTTGTGCAAGTGCAGTTTTTAATACAACGTTCTATAATAATGAAGATGTTGCTGCAAATACGACGCTTACAATTCCTTATCAGGGAGGGAATGGAGGAACATATCCTGGTCAGGTTGTTCAGTCTACAGGTGTTACTGGGTTAAGAGCAACATTAGCAGCAGGAAGCTTTGTCAATGGAAATGCTAACCTTATACTTACGATTTCGGGTAAACCTCTTGGAGAGGGGCCGGCTATATTTACTATTACGATTGGAGGCAGAACATGTATAATAAGTGTAGAAATAAATCTGGCAAGGGGTGTGCTTATCAGATGTGTCGCTGCTGGTTTTTATCCATATCCTAATGTAGGTGATAAATATCTCCAGTGTGTACAAATAAGTGGTCAATGGTATTATTATGTTTATTCTTGTCCTGCCAATTCTAATTTTAATCCATCAGTTGGTAGATGTGTAGTGGGATATGTCCCATAA
- a CDS encoding FISUMP domain-containing protein: MKNRFYKIKAFLFVLLITVTACRNSDTDHHLGNEPVAVKMNMKGTEYNDAGNLGSLASSGKSAGIGLSVQRQNIQLTKDLVLTAELVPDTASAQDKAKTLRNGITAVETGDLAMGVLYKVVVFDANGNYVTERDYTRGQEDSAQALMLDGGSSYTFIVYSVNNSSTADLPSVTFSNPNNKTLATSSVTSPILFASDVMYFRRDMIVSGSGTNYLDIVLKHKMSQVITTVDASSTGYTISDINARIGNSNTGASMQLSDGNITRSGGTSQTLLSFTGLNTMIVKSNPRILNTDTTTGNLFIYTITIGSVTRSNLTLNNLTIRPGVKYNLNVTINPTDIYLTYQGQSAARINGRIWMRHTLGATTSNDPDVPSQAIAGNYYQWGIITAVATASTGAGTIPGWNTTNPSPANAWNSGTVAAPVKTSADPCPAGYRIPTDTEFNQLIAATTQTNIGTWTATNDVNNFSAAKVFTSNTNSSVKMTFMSTGYRRGGGGGDTNDGSLNRRGVAGQYWTSVNQINYFMPNNTVSRSINTNIEGHQVRCIAQ; the protein is encoded by the coding sequence ATGAAAAACAGATTTTATAAAATAAAGGCTTTCCTGTTTGTGTTATTGATAACAGTAACAGCGTGCCGTAATTCAGATACGGATCATCATTTAGGAAATGAGCCGGTAGCTGTAAAAATGAATATGAAAGGTACTGAATATAACGATGCCGGAAATTTAGGATCATTAGCTTCTTCCGGAAAAAGTGCCGGCATCGGATTATCGGTGCAACGCCAGAATATCCAGCTGACCAAAGACTTAGTGCTGACAGCCGAATTAGTACCTGATACAGCTTCTGCACAGGATAAAGCCAAAACATTGCGGAATGGTATTACAGCTGTAGAGACGGGTGATTTGGCAATGGGCGTCCTTTATAAAGTTGTTGTATTTGATGCTAATGGAAACTACGTTACGGAAAGAGACTATACCCGTGGACAGGAAGATAGTGCTCAGGCGTTAATGCTTGATGGAGGCAGCAGTTATACTTTTATTGTTTATTCGGTTAATAACTCTAGTACAGCGGATCTTCCCTCTGTTACTTTCTCCAATCCGAATAATAAAACTTTGGCAACGTCCAGTGTTACCTCACCAATACTGTTTGCTAGCGATGTGATGTATTTCAGGAGAGATATGATTGTATCTGGAAGCGGAACCAATTATCTGGATATTGTATTGAAACATAAAATGAGCCAGGTAATTACCACAGTCGATGCTTCATCAACAGGCTATACTATTTCGGATATTAATGCTCGAATTGGTAATTCTAATACAGGTGCTAGTATGCAGTTATCAGACGGAAATATTACACGTAGTGGAGGTACGTCTCAGACACTTCTTTCTTTTACCGGATTGAATACGATGATTGTGAAATCGAACCCTCGGATCCTTAATACAGATACTACAACAGGAAATCTTTTCATCTATACGATTACTATAGGGTCAGTAACCCGTAGTAATTTAACATTGAATAATTTAACCATCAGACCTGGTGTTAAATATAATCTGAATGTTACAATTAATCCAACTGATATTTATTTAACCTATCAGGGGCAATCTGCAGCGCGGATTAATGGAAGGATATGGATGAGGCATACTCTGGGAGCTACAACTTCTAATGATCCCGATGTTCCCAGTCAGGCTATTGCTGGAAACTATTATCAATGGGGGATTATTACGGCGGTTGCAACAGCTTCTACAGGTGCAGGTACTATACCTGGATGGAATACAACGAATCCTTCTCCGGCTAACGCATGGAATAGCGGAACGGTAGCAGCTCCTGTAAAGACATCTGCGGATCCTTGTCCAGCAGGTTATAGGATACCAACAGACACAGAGTTCAATCAATTGATAGCAGCTACAACTCAGACTAATATTGGAACATGGACAGCTACGAATGATGTAAATAATTTTTCTGCTGCAAAAGTCTTTACAAGTAATACCAATAGCTCTGTTAAAATGACTTTTATGTCAACAGGCTATAGGAGAGGAGGAGGAGGAGGAGATACTAATGATGGATCTTTAAATCGTCGAGGTGTTGCCGGACAGTATTGGACGAGCGTAAACCAAATTAATTACTTTATGCCCAATAATACTGTAAGCCGTAGTATTAATACTAATATAGAAGGGCATCAGGTCCGTTGTATAGCGCAATAG
- a CDS encoding Crp/Fnr family transcriptional regulator gives MENLQQIPAFKSSPELIKKLYENSIKKSYKAGSVILKENAYTLSIPVVTKGILKIVRRENEDKAILLYYVKKGETCILPFWGSIYNITSSLRVEAEEDSEIYFLPIQKARLFIKEHPQWLDYILLLFIKHYEDLINVVDYAYKKTDERLLYLLKNKAEVTRSRVIPITHKQLAYELLTSRVVISRLLKQLEEKGVLKLNRNQITLI, from the coding sequence ATGGAAAACTTACAACAAATACCAGCGTTTAAATCATCTCCTGAATTAATTAAAAAACTATATGAAAATAGTATAAAAAAAAGCTACAAAGCTGGAAGTGTTATTCTGAAGGAAAATGCTTATACACTATCTATACCTGTAGTTACTAAAGGTATTCTGAAGATCGTACGCAGAGAAAATGAGGATAAAGCAATCCTTCTGTATTACGTAAAAAAAGGAGAAACCTGTATCCTTCCGTTTTGGGGAAGCATATACAATATTACCAGTAGTCTGCGGGTAGAAGCAGAGGAGGACTCTGAAATCTATTTTCTCCCTATTCAAAAAGCCAGGCTCTTTATAAAAGAGCATCCACAGTGGCTGGACTACATTCTTCTACTTTTCATAAAGCATTATGAAGACCTTATTAATGTAGTAGATTATGCGTATAAAAAAACTGATGAACGTTTGCTGTATTTACTAAAAAACAAAGCTGAAGTAACACGATCCAGAGTAATACCAATAACCCACAAACAACTAGCTTATGAGCTACTTACATCACGTGTAGTTATTTCCCGCCTGTTGAAACAATTAGAAGAAAAAGGAGTTTTGAAGCTCAACAGAAATCAGATTACACTGATATAG
- a CDS encoding cysteine hydrolase family protein gives MKNLLKGIITICLSLISIVTINAQKKKSMENTALLIIDVQNDYFKGGRMTLVGAEEAGKNVQQVLAYFRKNNLPVVHIKHIATNDGATFFLPDTEGVEISPLVTPNADEKVVIKHYPNSFRETELLEYLHSKGIKNLVITGMMTDVCVESTTRAAFDYGFSNTIVGDATATRDRELDGQVVKAADVQKSFLAGISALGGLYTGIVNTQDLLKGK, from the coding sequence ATGAAAAATTTACTTAAAGGTATTATAACTATATGCCTATCATTAATCTCAATTGTAACAATTAACGCGCAAAAGAAAAAAAGTATGGAAAACACAGCATTATTAATTATTGATGTTCAGAATGATTATTTCAAAGGTGGAAGAATGACACTGGTGGGTGCTGAAGAAGCTGGAAAAAATGTACAACAGGTTCTGGCATATTTCAGAAAAAATAATCTTCCGGTTGTTCACATCAAGCATATTGCAACAAATGATGGTGCAACTTTCTTTTTACCAGATACAGAAGGTGTTGAAATTTCGCCTTTGGTAACCCCAAATGCTGATGAGAAAGTTGTAATAAAGCATTATCCAAATAGCTTTAGAGAAACCGAATTGCTGGAATACCTGCATTCAAAAGGAATAAAAAATCTTGTTATTACAGGAATGATGACCGATGTCTGTGTGGAATCAACAACAAGAGCAGCTTTCGATTATGGTTTTAGTAATACTATTGTAGGAGATGCAACAGCAACAAGAGATCGGGAATTAGATGGACAGGTTGTAAAAGCTGCTGATGTGCAAAAATCTTTTCTGGCAGGGATTTCAGCATTAGGTGGATTGTATACAGGTATTGTCAATACACAAGATTTGTTGAAAGGAAAATAG
- a CDS encoding carbonic anhydrase produces the protein MTQSYEVIFENNKKWAASKLLEDPNFFQELAKTQNPEFLYIGGSDSRVTAEEMMGVKPGEVFIHRSIANVVNTLDMNSTAVIQYAVEHLKVKHIVVCGHYNCDGVKSAMTPQDFGLLNPWLRNIRDVYRLHQTELNAIEDEKKRYDRLVELNVLEQCINVTKMACVQERYLLEEYPIVHGWVFDLRTGKIIDLEIDFEKVLKNIQKIYNLTTSDWVMRKKTI, from the coding sequence ATGACACAATCGTACGAAGTTATTTTCGAAAACAACAAGAAGTGGGCGGCATCCAAACTTTTAGAGGATCCTAATTTCTTTCAGGAACTTGCCAAAACACAAAACCCCGAGTTTTTATATATCGGTGGTTCGGACAGCAGGGTTACAGCGGAAGAAATGATGGGAGTAAAGCCCGGAGAAGTGTTTATCCACAGAAGCATTGCCAATGTTGTCAATACTCTGGATATGAATTCTACAGCAGTTATTCAGTATGCTGTGGAACATCTTAAGGTAAAGCACATCGTGGTATGCGGGCATTACAACTGCGACGGCGTAAAATCAGCAATGACTCCTCAGGATTTTGGCCTTCTGAATCCATGGCTTAGAAATATCCGTGATGTGTACCGCTTACACCAAACGGAACTGAATGCCATTGAGGATGAAAAAAAACGTTATGACAGACTTGTAGAGCTGAATGTTCTGGAGCAATGTATTAACGTCACTAAAATGGCCTGCGTACAGGAAAGATATCTTTTGGAAGAATATCCTATTGTACACGGTTGGGTGTTCGATCTTAGGACAGGTAAAATTATTGATCTGGAAATAGACTTCGAAAAAGTACTGAAGAATATCCAAAAGATTTACAATCTTACCACCTCGGACTGGGTAATGAGAAAAAAAACTATTTAG